In Streptomyces qaidamensis, one DNA window encodes the following:
- a CDS encoding 5'-3' exonuclease: MRGVTGRLMLLDTASLYFRAYFGVPDSVRAPDGTPVNAVRGLLDFIDRLVRDHGPDQLVACMDADWRPQWRVELIPSYKAHRVAEEHAVGPDEEEVPDTLSPQVPVIEAVLDAVGIARVGVAGYEADDVIGTFTARAKGPVDIVTGDRDLYQLVDDARRVRVLYPLKGVGTLQHTDEAVLREKYGVGGSGYADLALLRGDPSDGLPGVPGVGEKTAAKLLAEFGDLAGILAAVEDRRSKLTPTQRRRLDEARPYLAVAPKVVRVADDVPLPDVSTALPRAPRDPAALEALAARWGLGGSLERLLATLAT; this comes from the coding sequence ATGCGTGGCGTGACCGGACGACTGATGCTCCTCGACACCGCTTCCCTGTACTTCCGCGCCTACTTCGGCGTCCCGGACTCGGTCAGGGCCCCGGACGGCACGCCGGTGAACGCCGTGCGCGGACTGCTCGACTTCATCGACCGCCTGGTCCGGGACCACGGGCCCGACCAGCTCGTGGCGTGCATGGACGCCGACTGGCGGCCGCAGTGGCGGGTGGAGCTGATCCCGTCCTACAAGGCGCACCGCGTCGCGGAGGAGCACGCGGTGGGCCCGGACGAGGAGGAGGTACCCGACACCCTGTCGCCGCAGGTGCCGGTCATCGAGGCGGTGCTGGACGCGGTGGGCATCGCGCGCGTGGGCGTCGCCGGGTACGAGGCGGACGACGTGATCGGCACGTTCACCGCGCGGGCGAAGGGCCCGGTCGACATCGTCACGGGCGACCGCGACCTGTACCAGCTGGTGGACGACGCGCGCCGGGTGCGCGTGCTGTACCCGCTGAAGGGCGTGGGCACCCTGCAGCACACCGATGAGGCGGTGCTGCGGGAGAAGTATGGGGTCGGCGGCAGCGGGTACGCGGATCTGGCCCTGCTGCGCGGCGACCCCAGCGACGGCCTGCCGGGCGTGCCGGGCGTGGGTGAGAAGACGGCCGCCAAGCTGCTGGCCGAGTTCGGTGACCTGGCCGGGATCCTCGCGGCGGTCGAGGACCGGCGGTCCAAGCTGACGCCGACGCAGCGCAGGCGGCTGGACGAGGCGCGCCCCTATCTCGCGGTCGCGCCGAAGGTGGTCCGGGTCGCGGACGACGTACCCCTGCCGGACGTCTCCACGGCACTGCCGCGGGCGCCGCGCGACCCGGCGGCACTGGAGGCGCTGGCGGCCCGTTGGGGGCTGGGCGGGTCACTGGAACGCCTGCTGGCGACTCTCGCGACCTGA
- a CDS encoding siderophore-interacting protein, producing the protein MAERPGRQPRRAHSAQVVRTERLTPHMQRVVLGGEGLADFTADTCTDHYVKLLFPPTGVTYPEPFDLQRVRDELPRAQWPVTRTYTVRQWDAEHRELTLDFVIHGDEGLAGPWAARVQPGENVHFMGPGGAYAPDPDADWHLLAGDESALPAIARALEALPRGARAYAFVEISGPEEEQKIDSDVEVVWLHRGARPLGEVLVETVRNLEFPEGRVHAFVHGEAHFVKQLRHLLRVERHVPRESLSISGYWRRGHNEDGWQESKREWNARIEAEQESVSAA; encoded by the coding sequence ATGGCTGAGCGACCGGGACGACAGCCGCGCCGAGCTCACTCCGCTCAGGTCGTCCGCACCGAACGGCTGACCCCGCACATGCAGCGTGTGGTGCTCGGCGGCGAGGGCCTCGCCGACTTCACGGCCGACACGTGCACCGACCATTACGTGAAGCTGCTGTTCCCGCCCACGGGCGTCACCTATCCGGAGCCCTTCGACCTCCAGCGCGTCCGGGACGAGCTGCCGCGCGCCCAGTGGCCGGTGACCCGGACCTACACGGTTCGCCAGTGGGACGCCGAGCACCGCGAGCTGACGCTGGACTTCGTCATCCACGGCGACGAGGGCCTGGCCGGTCCGTGGGCCGCGCGCGTCCAGCCGGGTGAGAACGTGCACTTCATGGGACCCGGTGGGGCCTACGCGCCCGATCCGGACGCCGACTGGCACCTGCTCGCCGGTGACGAGAGCGCACTGCCCGCGATCGCCCGCGCCCTGGAGGCGCTGCCGCGCGGGGCCAGAGCGTATGCCTTCGTGGAGATCTCCGGCCCCGAGGAGGAGCAGAAGATCGACTCGGACGTGGAGGTCGTCTGGCTGCACCGCGGCGCGCGCCCGCTCGGTGAGGTACTGGTCGAGACCGTACGGAACCTGGAGTTCCCCGAGGGCCGTGTGCACGCCTTCGTCCACGGCGAGGCGCACTTCGTCAAGCAGCTGCGCCATCTGCTCCGCGTCGAGCGTCACGTCCCGCGCGAGTCCCTCTCGATCTCCGGCTACTGGCGCCGCGGCCACAACGAGGACGGCTGGCAGGAGTCCAAGCGCGAGTGGAACGCCCGGATCGAGGCCGAGCAGGAGAGCGTGTCGGCGGCCTGA
- a CDS encoding GNAT family N-acetyltransferase, which translates to MPFLTSPVLTAGTLASRPQPVLPADGGLLLRPWRAGDAPAVYEVFQDPLMHQWHARAADSVDEAGDWIREWHQAWDGEREAHWAVADAGSDALLGRVALRELRLHDGTAEVAYWTVPAARGWGVAARATTALTRWALDEAGFHRLELLHAVRNESSCRVATRAGFALEGTKRSAVLQPDGWHDMHLHARVGSRTPLAP; encoded by the coding sequence ATGCCGTTCCTCACCAGCCCGGTCCTGACCGCCGGGACGCTCGCAAGCCGACCCCAACCCGTTCTCCCCGCCGACGGCGGACTCCTGCTGCGCCCCTGGCGGGCCGGGGACGCGCCCGCGGTGTACGAGGTCTTCCAGGACCCCCTGATGCACCAGTGGCACGCCCGGGCCGCCGACTCCGTGGACGAGGCCGGTGACTGGATCCGTGAGTGGCACCAGGCGTGGGACGGCGAGCGGGAGGCGCACTGGGCCGTGGCCGACGCGGGCTCCGACGCGCTGCTGGGCCGGGTGGCGCTGCGCGAGCTGCGGCTTCACGACGGGACGGCGGAGGTGGCGTACTGGACCGTCCCGGCGGCCCGCGGCTGGGGTGTCGCCGCCCGGGCCACGACCGCGCTCACCCGCTGGGCCCTCGACGAGGCCGGTTTCCACCGGCTGGAACTCCTGCACGCCGTGCGCAACGAGTCCTCGTGCCGCGTCGCCACCAGAGCCGGCTTCGCCCTGGAGGGCACCAAGCGCAGTGCGGTCCTGCAACCGGACGGATGGCACGACATGCATCTGCACGCGCGGGTCGGCTCCCGCACACCTCTTGCCCCGTGA
- a CDS encoding RluA family pseudouridine synthase, with amino-acid sequence MRRKSHTPPSPLPQRHGVDPVRVRLPAAGTWGTVREHLVERLSGAGAGVVDAMFDAGRIVGADGRPVAADAPYVPGLFVWFHRDLPDEVPVPFPLEVVHRDEHIVVADKPHFLATTPRGSHVAETALARLRRELDLPALTAAHRLDRLTAGLVLFTVRPEERGAYQTLFRDRRVRKEYEAVAPYDPALPLPRTVRSRIVKERGVLTAREVPGEPNAVSRVEVVEHRDRPGEPGGLARYRLAPATGQTHQLRVHMAGLGLPVLGDPLYPEVTAPVPAGDFRRPLQLLARSLEFTDPVTGEEHRFRSGRVLAAWACHTRWAAGTYDGPSDAQ; translated from the coding sequence ATGAGACGCAAGAGCCACACCCCGCCCTCTCCCCTGCCGCAGCGCCACGGCGTGGACCCGGTGCGGGTACGGCTGCCCGCCGCGGGGACCTGGGGGACGGTGCGCGAGCACCTGGTGGAGCGGCTCTCCGGCGCGGGTGCCGGGGTCGTCGACGCGATGTTCGACGCGGGCCGGATCGTCGGGGCGGACGGACGGCCCGTCGCCGCGGACGCCCCCTACGTGCCCGGGCTGTTCGTGTGGTTCCACCGGGACCTGCCCGACGAGGTGCCGGTGCCCTTCCCGCTGGAGGTGGTGCACCGGGACGAGCACATCGTCGTCGCCGACAAACCGCACTTCCTCGCCACCACCCCGCGCGGCAGTCATGTCGCCGAGACCGCGCTGGCCCGGCTCCGCCGCGAGCTGGACCTCCCGGCGCTCACCGCGGCGCACCGACTGGACCGGCTCACCGCGGGACTCGTGCTGTTCACCGTGCGCCCCGAGGAGCGCGGCGCGTACCAGACGCTGTTCCGTGACCGCCGGGTCCGCAAGGAGTACGAGGCCGTGGCCCCGTACGACCCCGCCCTCCCCCTGCCCCGGACCGTGCGCAGCCGGATCGTGAAGGAGCGGGGGGTGCTCACCGCCCGGGAGGTCCCGGGCGAGCCCAACGCCGTGAGCCGTGTGGAGGTCGTCGAGCACCGCGACCGGCCCGGGGAGCCCGGCGGACTCGCCCGGTACCGGCTCGCGCCCGCCACCGGCCAGACGCACCAGCTGCGCGTCCACATGGCCGGGCTCGGCCTGCCGGTCCTCGGTGACCCGCTCTACCCGGAGGTGACCGCCCCCGTGCCGGCCGGTGACTTCCGCCGCCCGCTGCAACTGCTGGCGCGGTCACTGGAGTTCACCGACCCGGTCACGGGCGAGGAGCACCGGTTCCGCAGCGGCCGGGTGCTCGCGGCCTGGGCGTGCCACACCCGGTGGGCCGCCGGGACGTACGACGGCCCGTCAGACGCTCAGTAA
- a CDS encoding cytochrome P450 yields the protein MTPESHAPTSTDDDLRPGPPPGCPAHGLGPGGLHRLHEAEDLGALYEQLRDQHGPVAPVLLHDDVPMWIVLGHAENLHMVRSPSQFCRDSRIWNPLREGLVKPDHPLMPHIAWQPIASHAEGDEHKRLRGAVMGAVSTIDFRSLRRYINRSTQVIVNRFCEAGEADLVSQFTEHLPMAVMCEILGMPEEYSDRLVEAARDALKGTETAIASHSYVMDALSRLTATRRARPEEDLASYLITHPARLSDDEVREHLRLVLFAAYEATTNLLSNVLLTVLIDPRFRAQLNGGQMTVPEAVEQSLWNEPPFSTVFAYFAKQETELGGQRIRRGDGLLFAPLPANVDPRVRPDLKASMQGNRSHLAFGGGPHECPGQDIGRSIADVGVDALLMRLPDVELDCDEEELRWTASIASRHLVELPVQFAPKPPQDVQEVPNHKPVAAQRSDWQIGNAQPQAAPAAAQPQPAAAQPQPAAAQLQPAAAQPQPIPVQPQPVSGPPQPAVAEPARRKGVWQRFLSWWRGY from the coding sequence GTGACGCCTGAATCCCACGCCCCGACCAGTACGGACGACGACCTCCGGCCCGGCCCGCCCCCCGGCTGCCCCGCGCACGGCCTCGGGCCCGGAGGGCTGCACCGGCTGCACGAGGCGGAGGACCTGGGAGCGCTGTACGAGCAACTGCGGGACCAGCACGGTCCCGTGGCGCCCGTGCTGCTCCACGACGACGTGCCGATGTGGATCGTCCTCGGCCACGCCGAGAACCTGCACATGGTGCGCTCGCCCTCGCAGTTCTGCCGGGACAGCCGTATCTGGAACCCGCTCAGGGAGGGCCTCGTCAAGCCCGACCACCCGCTGATGCCGCACATCGCCTGGCAGCCCATCGCCTCGCACGCCGAGGGCGACGAGCACAAGCGGCTGCGCGGCGCGGTCATGGGCGCCGTCTCCACCATCGACTTCCGCAGCCTGCGCCGTTACATCAACCGCAGTACGCAGGTGATCGTCAACCGGTTCTGCGAGGCGGGCGAGGCGGACCTGGTCAGCCAGTTCACCGAGCACCTGCCGATGGCGGTCATGTGCGAGATCCTCGGCATGCCCGAGGAGTACAGCGACCGGCTCGTCGAGGCCGCCCGCGACGCCCTCAAGGGCACGGAGACGGCGATCGCCAGCCACTCCTACGTGATGGACGCCCTGAGCCGGCTCACCGCCACCCGCCGCGCCCGGCCGGAGGAGGACCTCGCCAGCTACCTGATCACCCACCCGGCCCGGCTCAGCGACGACGAGGTCAGGGAGCACCTGCGCCTGGTGCTCTTCGCCGCCTACGAGGCCACCACCAACCTGCTCTCCAACGTGCTGCTCACGGTGCTGATCGACCCGCGCTTCCGCGCCCAGCTCAACGGCGGCCAGATGACGGTGCCGGAGGCCGTGGAGCAGTCCCTGTGGAACGAGCCGCCGTTCAGTACGGTCTTCGCCTACTTCGCCAAGCAGGAGACCGAGCTGGGCGGGCAGCGCATCCGCCGGGGCGACGGGCTGCTCTTCGCGCCGCTCCCGGCCAACGTCGACCCCCGGGTGCGGCCGGACCTGAAGGCCAGCATGCAGGGCAACCGCTCCCACCTGGCCTTCGGCGGCGGACCGCACGAGTGCCCCGGGCAGGACATCGGCCGTTCCATCGCCGACGTGGGCGTCGACGCGCTGCTGATGCGGCTGCCCGACGTCGAACTCGACTGTGACGAGGAGGAGTTGCGCTGGACGGCGTCCATCGCCTCCCGGCACCTGGTGGAACTGCCGGTGCAGTTCGCGCCCAAGCCGCCGCAGGACGTGCAGGAGGTGCCGAACCACAAGCCGGTCGCCGCGCAGCGCTCGGACTGGCAGATCGGCAACGCGCAGCCACAGGCGGCACCCGCCGCCGCACAGCCCCAGCCCGCCGCCGCACAGCCCCAGCCTGCCGCCGCACAGCTCCAGCCTGCCGCCGCGCAGCCGCAGCCGATCCCGGTGCAGCCCCAGCCGGTGTCGGGGCCGCCGCAGCCCGCCGTCGCGGAACCCGCCCGTCGCAAGGGCGTCTGGCAGCGCTTCCTGAGCTGGTGGCGCGGTTACTGA
- a CDS encoding GTP-binding protein: protein MDFNGSDTIPGPRTEDQLPHTAQAAAKIVIVGGFGVGKTTMVGSVSEITPLTTEETMTQAGIGVDDNFGSASKTATTVAMDFGRISITDQLVLYLFGTPGQQRFWFLWNGLFEGALGAVVLVDTRRLEVSFDVMGRLEERGVPFVVAINSFPDAPRYDVEELRTALDLTPDIPIIECDARRRASSRDVLMTLMRFLHSLAMTGSLT, encoded by the coding sequence ATGGACTTCAACGGCTCTGACACCATCCCGGGCCCCCGGACCGAGGACCAGCTGCCCCACACGGCGCAGGCCGCGGCCAAGATCGTGATCGTGGGTGGCTTCGGCGTCGGCAAGACGACCATGGTCGGGTCGGTCAGCGAGATCACACCGCTGACCACCGAGGAGACCATGACGCAGGCCGGCATCGGTGTCGACGACAACTTCGGCTCCGCGTCCAAGACGGCCACCACCGTCGCCATGGACTTCGGCCGGATCAGCATCACCGACCAGCTGGTGCTGTATCTCTTCGGCACGCCCGGCCAGCAGCGCTTCTGGTTCCTGTGGAACGGCCTGTTCGAGGGCGCGCTGGGCGCGGTGGTCCTGGTCGACACCCGGCGGCTGGAGGTCAGCTTCGACGTCATGGGGCGGCTGGAGGAGCGCGGCGTGCCGTTCGTGGTCGCCATCAACTCCTTCCCCGACGCCCCTCGTTACGACGTCGAGGAGCTGCGCACGGCCCTCGACCTCACGCCGGACATCCCGATCATCGAGTGCGACGCGCGGCGGCGGGCCTCCAGCCGCGACGTCCTGATGACCCTCATGCGCTTCCTGCACTCGCTCGCCATGACGGGCTCGCTCACCTGA
- a CDS encoding DUF742 domain-containing protein, with protein sequence MTPPQRQRRDPASEPPTPQEGDGKPGNPERMYVVAGPDGERAELDLVTLIVARATDPPPSASPEQAALLRLCAAPLSVAELSAYLHLPFSAMGVLLTELLTAELVQARAPIVRKARSDRSLLEAVMNGLQRL encoded by the coding sequence ATGACGCCTCCCCAACGCCAGAGGCGCGACCCCGCATCGGAACCGCCCACGCCCCAGGAGGGCGACGGCAAGCCCGGGAATCCGGAGCGGATGTACGTGGTGGCCGGCCCGGACGGTGAACGGGCCGAGCTCGACCTGGTGACGTTAATCGTGGCGCGTGCCACGGACCCACCGCCGTCAGCCTCTCCCGAGCAGGCGGCGCTGCTCCGACTCTGCGCCGCCCCCCTGTCCGTGGCCGAGCTGTCGGCCTACCTCCACCTGCCGTTCAGCGCGATGGGCGTGCTGCTCACCGAGTTGCTGACGGCGGAACTGGTGCAGGCGCGTGCCCCGATCGTCCGCAAGGCGCGCTCCGACCGTTCCCTCCTCGAAGCGGTGATGAATGGACTTCAACGGCTCTGA
- a CDS encoding roadblock/LC7 domain-containing protein, with protein sequence MIQQRGNFDWMLKQLADGVPGIEMIVVLSADGLRIARYGGEPDAADRVAAACAGLQSLAGSVCQELTVGDGEMKLVMIEIDRGYFYLMSAGANAFLAVLSDVRCEPGRMSAMMRDLVVRIGGHLTSPPPRNGQIV encoded by the coding sequence GTGATCCAGCAGCGAGGCAACTTCGACTGGATGCTCAAGCAGCTCGCCGACGGCGTGCCGGGCATCGAGATGATCGTGGTGCTCTCGGCCGACGGTCTGCGCATCGCCCGCTACGGCGGCGAGCCCGACGCGGCCGACCGGGTCGCCGCGGCCTGCGCCGGCCTGCAGTCCCTCGCGGGCAGCGTCTGCCAGGAACTCACCGTGGGCGACGGCGAGATGAAGCTCGTCATGATCGAGATCGACCGCGGCTACTTCTACCTGATGTCCGCCGGCGCCAACGCCTTCCTCGCGGTGCTCTCCGACGTCCGGTGCGAACCCGGCCGGATGAGCGCGATGATGCGCGATCTGGTCGTCCGGATCGGCGGCCATCTCACCAGTCCCCCCCCGCGGAACGGGCAGATCGTATGA
- a CDS encoding sensor histidine kinase yields MVSVQSPPGRRELPYARVLLLPAIVMAAATGAAVALVTEPARGAVGWCGGIATALVLATAAEAVRRGRALRNQRAEHARHTEHLEQRIAAHENELVRFSREIVPAALDLLRTGESPREVIRKLGLASPLFRNLPAPQAETLLTVLKIVDREVTMRDAAARSFVSVARRVQAIIHQQAEELREMEEDHGRNPEVFDDLLRIDHGNALIGRLADSVSVLGGGRPGRQWPEPVSLYSTLRGAMSRILEYRRIQLSSIAKVSVKGIYVEPVIHAAAELLDNATRYSPPQTKVHVTATEVQTGVCIEIEDGGVNLNEEARARIEGMLEAAKAGVDLQDIGEHPRLGLAVVGRLCTAYNMQVSLRASAYGGVRAILIVPSEMITHEPGVGLAHGIGATGIPMTVGIPEGPKRAPKRRRPTSPKIPATVSLEDDDVPEVTEWTANGLPQRRSRVKMPLAERLAQQAANEKADREAAERGEYNPWAATQEPETKPLRDMSAPDAPGKGLEAFWEGLKQGIEPGTHPTDFIRNPTKYLHLINDPAPTEADDEGDLK; encoded by the coding sequence ATGGTGAGTGTTCAATCCCCTCCCGGTCGCCGTGAACTTCCCTATGCGCGCGTGCTGTTGCTGCCGGCCATAGTCATGGCCGCGGCGACCGGAGCCGCCGTCGCCCTGGTGACGGAGCCGGCCCGGGGCGCCGTCGGCTGGTGCGGCGGCATCGCCACGGCACTCGTGCTCGCGACGGCGGCCGAGGCGGTGCGCCGCGGCCGTGCGCTGCGCAACCAGCGTGCGGAGCACGCCCGGCACACCGAGCATCTGGAACAGCGGATCGCCGCCCACGAGAACGAACTGGTCCGCTTCTCCAGGGAGATCGTGCCCGCCGCGCTCGATCTGCTGCGCACCGGAGAATCCCCCAGGGAGGTGATTCGCAAGCTCGGCCTCGCCAGCCCCCTGTTCCGCAATCTCCCCGCCCCGCAGGCCGAGACGCTGCTGACGGTCCTCAAGATCGTCGACCGCGAAGTGACCATGCGCGACGCCGCAGCGCGCTCCTTCGTCAGTGTCGCCCGCCGCGTCCAGGCGATCATCCACCAGCAGGCCGAGGAACTCCGGGAGATGGAGGAGGACCACGGCCGCAACCCGGAGGTCTTCGACGACCTGCTGCGCATCGACCACGGCAACGCCCTGATCGGCCGCCTGGCCGACTCCGTCTCCGTCCTCGGCGGCGGCCGCCCCGGACGGCAGTGGCCCGAGCCGGTGTCCCTCTACAGCACCCTGCGCGGCGCCATGTCCCGCATCCTGGAGTACCGGCGCATCCAGCTGTCCTCCATCGCCAAGGTCAGCGTCAAGGGCATCTACGTCGAGCCGGTCATCCACGCCGCCGCCGAACTCCTCGACAACGCCACGCGCTACTCGCCCCCGCAGACCAAGGTGCACGTCACCGCCACCGAGGTGCAGACCGGCGTCTGCATCGAGATCGAGGACGGCGGTGTCAACCTCAACGAGGAGGCACGCGCCCGGATCGAGGGCATGCTGGAGGCCGCCAAGGCGGGCGTCGACCTCCAGGACATCGGCGAGCACCCGCGCCTCGGCCTCGCCGTCGTGGGCCGCCTCTGCACGGCGTACAACATGCAGGTCTCGCTGCGCGCCTCCGCGTACGGCGGCGTGCGCGCCATCCTCATCGTGCCGAGCGAGATGATCACCCACGAGCCCGGTGTCGGACTGGCCCACGGTATCGGCGCCACCGGCATCCCCATGACGGTCGGCATTCCCGAGGGCCCCAAGCGCGCGCCCAAGAGGCGCCGTCCCACCAGCCCGAAGATCCCCGCCACGGTCTCCCTGGAGGACGACGACGTCCCCGAGGTCACCGAGTGGACCGCGAACGGCCTGCCGCAGCGCCGCAGCCGGGTGAAGATGCCGCTCGCCGAGCGGCTCGCCCAGCAGGCCGCCAACGAGAAGGCCGACCGGGAGGCCGCCGAGCGTGGCGAGTACAACCCCTGGGCGGCGACGCAGGAGCCCGAGACCAAGCCCCTGCGCGACATGTCGGCGCCCGACGCGCCCGGCAAGGGGCTGGAGGCCTTCTGGGAGGGGCTGAAGCAGGGCATCGAGCCCGGCACGCACCCGACCGACTTCATTCGGAACCCGACCAAGTACCTGCACCTGATCAACGACCCGGCTCCCACCGAGGCCGACGACGAGGGGGACCTCAAGTGA